The Oncorhynchus clarkii lewisi isolate Uvic-CL-2024 chromosome 8, UVic_Ocla_1.0, whole genome shotgun sequence nucleotide sequence ACTCTACAAAAAACAGCTCAGATAAAGACCCTCCTTTGTAGAATGCCTCTGGGATTTTTCAGACTACCCAGAAATGTTAAAATTCACAACTTAACAATCACATATGCTTCCCCCTTGTATTTAATTTAAAAACATGGTTACCCCATggctactgtatattatattgaaCTTCAATTACAAAGCAAAACAAGTATCCCTCATTTACCTCCTGGTTCCCACCCCATGTTTGTTGCAGGTTTTATTGcagtaaaaaaaattatatatatatatatatatatacacacacacacacacacacacacacacatacattcacaagGTTAAAATTAATAAATACACTAAAATACAGTAAAATGCTAAAATTTCCCCAATTACAGAAGTGAACACAATGCAATGCTCAGTTCTTCTCAATGTTCAGGGGGTCCAGAGGCCTTCGCTTGACTCCCATACCCATTTCATTGGAATAGAGCAGTGGCAGGGCCTTCTGCTGTTTCACCAAGTTGTAGCTCTTCAACAAACTCTCCGCTCTAAAACCAAAAGCAAACATTGTTGGGAGTCAAAATGGATTATTCCCGCTTGCAGTTTTATAGCAAGCAATGAGATTATAACACCAAAGCAGGAAGCAAAAGTAGCATTAACACAGCTTGGAGGAGGATTAAAGCCTTAGGATTTAGTCTGACAAACAGCAGTTTGCTGCATTTCAAGTAAATTAAGTGATCCAAGAGAGCACCGTTTTACCTGGCAAGCTTCTCATTTGATAGTCTCTCACGAACACAAAGCTCCTGCTCCCGCTCTGTAGGAGGAACACATTCACCAGATTTAAATTAAACATACCTCAGGTTACAAACAAGTCAGTCTGTGTATACTCGGTAGCATAGCCAGTGACACATTGACCTCCTTTACAACCAATCATTTCAACAAGACTGACCCCAAAAACATGCACGTTCCAACATTATAGGGTCTCACTGTGACTAGGACATTAtagggaccagggttgggggttgAATACATTGTCAATTCAGGACATTAATTGAAATGGacattcacttcctgaattggCTGAGCTAAAACCAGAATTGAGCCCGACCCTGATAAGGGCAAATGACACTCAcgctccagcctctcctctcgCTCCATCAGGGCCTTCTCCCTGTGCCGCAGCACCTGCTCCTTCAGCCTCAGCGCCGCAATAGTAGGGGTGGTTGAAGACTCTGCAGGCTTTGGTTTCTCTGGATCAGCCGACCTCCTCCGGTGTCTTGCCTGCGCCCGCCTAAGTTCATCGGCGACCAGGTCCGCCAACAGGCTGCTCTGGAGAATGGACTCAACTGAGGGCCTCAGGTAGTCCTGGCAACAAGGCACAACAGTCAAATTGACAAAGCAAACTGGCAGTTTGAGTACAAGGGAGTGAGGGATTCAAATCTCTTGACGTTAAAATTGTATATCGAGCAAAATTACATGCTTGGTGATGCAGACAAACAATCATCTCAAGGATTGAGGAGTTGCTCACAAGATGCCCTGAACTTCATATGGAGATCAGTGCTGTGAAACATGTTCCAAACCTTTAAATGGAGCATTCTGGACAGGAGTGTATTCAGCTCCTCTGAATACCGGTAGGGGATTCTCCTAAACTTTCCCTCTCGGATCTTCTCTGCCAGCTCTTTTTGGTTATAAGCTGTGAAAGGAGGCCTACATGGAAGAAATGCATGCGTCAGACTTTAATCTCATCTAATGCATTGACTGGGGGATATTGAGTAAGAATATAGATGACAGGCAAGGTTACTCACGATAAGGCACAGAGTTCGTACAACAAGCACCCCAAGGACCAGATATCTGATTTCTCATTGTAGGACATGCGATTTATTTGTTCCTGTAAAATATGAAAAAGTGTCCACACATTGAAAAACTGATTAGAGAAGCTGAGTATTTCTCTAAAATCACAGTGAAAAGAAAATCGATACTTTTAAACCATAATCATAGTTCGAGTCGGTATTGACAATTTCCCCACCGTGGGGGAAAACACAGGGGAGTACAGACCGCCAGCAAAAAAGGCCTCTATTTACACGTTGCTTAGGAgggcatttcacactacttttggattCTAAATTGGATTGTAAGGCTCGTATGAATGTCCTGCGTAATATAATGTTTGTCATTGTAGCCAATCAACTGCATAATACTTAAAAACACTTCAAATCAGTTAAAATTCCCTTTGGCTAACTTTGCCACAACCTATATCATTGACCATTAGTATTCTAGCTCAGTGGTTTCCAACCTTTCTCGGATACTATACCATCAAATAAATTTCTCTCTGCGCGGAGTaaccctgaagtaccccctcatgtgaATTTTATCAGTAGGCCTCTGATCTCATGAATCTTCTCTTCAACCCcttgtggataggccaagtacccccaggcGTCCTAGTAACCCGGGTTGGGAAGCACGGTTCTAGTGAACTACTGCATCAAAAATAGGTATTCTAAGATCACAATCAAATGAAATCTCACTGAATGTTCAAGCAATAATCAAAACATTGGAAGAGATTGAGAACCCATCTCCCAAAGACCGCAGTAAATCTAGGCTGTTGAAAGGGCGCAGATGGCGAACTGCAGTTATCCCCCACGGTGGCCGTTGTTCACAGGGCTACTTGTTCATGACATGAATAGCGACTTGGAGTATAGGATTCACAATTATATGATTGCCTTTGCTACGGACTCACAGGAGACATGTAGTATGGGGTCCCGACGAAAGTCTTAGCGAAACTGGTGTCATGGTTCAGGATACGTGCGAGACCAAAGTCGCCAAGCTTGACATTCTGCTTGACATCCAGGAAGATATTGGCGGGCTTAAGATCTCTGTGCAGCACTGTGGCCCCACCATTGCTCCGGCGATGGCAGTCCTTCAGGGCAAGAGTGAGCTGTGCCATGACTCGCATGATGAATTCCTCCTCCAAGTAACGCCTGGACACCAGGAACACAACATACAAGTTTCATTAGTCACATGTAAGGGATACACATGGACGATGTCTAACGAAATGCTTTCTTGCAGGTTTCTTCTcaacaataaataataaaaatgcgaacataaagtaaatggctcaatagaataaacattttagcataagtataatacaggaaca carries:
- the LOC139415527 gene encoding serine/threonine-protein kinase Nek2; translated protein: MPSRVEDYEVLYTIGSGSYGKCQKIRRKSDAKILVWKELDYGTMAESEKQMLVSEVNLLRELKHPNIVRYYDRIIDRTNTTLYIVMEHCEGGDLSSLITRCIKERRYLEEEFIMRVMAQLTLALKDCHRRSNGGATVLHRDLKPANIFLDVKQNVKLGDFGLARILNHDTSFAKTFVGTPYYMSPEQINRMSYNEKSDIWSLGCLLYELCALSPPFTAYNQKELAEKIREGKFRRIPYRYSEELNTLLSRMLHLKDYLRPSVESILQSSLLADLVADELRRAQARHRRRSADPEKPKPAESSTTPTIAALRLKEQVLRHREKALMEREERLEQREQELCVRERLSNEKLARAESLLKSYNLVKQQKALPLLYSNEMDEGEENVSPGKKVHFAGESKENQRPDQKQSVKSQELGLKKRLQAANMRAQALGEVERLYQLKSWQILGIR